Proteins from a genomic interval of Schaalia odontolytica:
- a CDS encoding UDP-N-acetylmuramoyl-L-alanyl-D-glutamate--2,6-diaminopimelate ligase, with protein sequence MTSVTDIRPTVDPIPLPRALEGISVDGFYGADSTPASLDACAPTVSGVTVSSNDCEPGWIFVAIPGLAQHGVRFAHAAIEAGACLILTDEVGRREAFERRLGVPVVQVSNPRAVVPLLCRNIYSSPATRVTTMAVTGTNGKTTTSYLMRAALASRFPHASLCGTVETSVGPVSFEAVRTTAEAPVVARFLAATDQYHCGAAVIELSAHALSLNRVDGIVFDVAAFTNLQHDHLDYYGDMETYFAAKALLFTPEHSRRGVVCVDDEWGRRLADRATVPVTTVSALTHEAADWQVRNVTPDKSIGRTVFTLVSPDGSPHRVAMPILGDVNVQNTAVAIVSAVSLGVSLEDAISSVENAPQIPGRMEKVNPTPGAQPLVIVDYAHTPEALEWTLRSTRELTAGRVVIVFGTDGDRDASKREELAAIAAREADVLWVTDENPRSEDPQSIRDYLLRGIVSARPDMHDVHEVTTCRRDAVRQAILDARAADTVIITGKGAEWYQEIQGIHHRYNDVPVAAEVLAGDLRAHE encoded by the coding sequence ATGACTTCCGTGACTGACATTCGCCCCACCGTCGATCCGATTCCGCTCCCACGCGCCCTGGAGGGAATCTCGGTCGATGGCTTCTACGGGGCCGATTCCACTCCCGCGTCGCTCGACGCTTGTGCCCCCACCGTCTCCGGCGTGACCGTTTCGTCGAACGATTGCGAGCCGGGGTGGATCTTCGTGGCCATTCCGGGCCTCGCTCAGCACGGGGTGCGTTTTGCCCACGCCGCGATCGAGGCCGGGGCATGCCTGATCCTCACGGACGAGGTTGGCCGCCGCGAGGCGTTCGAGCGCCGCCTCGGCGTTCCCGTCGTACAGGTCTCCAATCCTCGCGCCGTCGTCCCCCTCCTGTGTCGCAACATCTACTCCTCCCCCGCCACGCGCGTGACCACGATGGCCGTGACGGGAACCAACGGGAAGACCACCACCTCCTACCTCATGCGAGCCGCCCTCGCTTCCCGTTTCCCCCACGCGTCCCTGTGCGGAACCGTGGAAACCAGCGTCGGCCCCGTCTCTTTTGAGGCTGTGCGCACGACGGCCGAGGCACCCGTGGTCGCCCGTTTCCTGGCGGCAACGGACCAATACCACTGCGGTGCCGCGGTGATCGAGCTCTCCGCCCATGCGCTGTCTCTCAATCGCGTCGACGGGATTGTCTTCGACGTCGCCGCCTTCACCAACCTCCAGCACGACCACCTGGACTACTACGGCGATATGGAGACCTACTTCGCCGCCAAGGCCTTGCTTTTCACGCCCGAGCACTCCCGGCGCGGCGTCGTGTGCGTGGACGACGAGTGGGGGCGTCGCCTGGCCGACCGTGCGACGGTTCCCGTCACAACCGTGTCTGCTTTGACCCACGAGGCCGCCGATTGGCAGGTTCGCAACGTCACGCCTGACAAGTCGATCGGGCGCACGGTCTTTACCCTCGTTAGCCCCGACGGCTCGCCCCACCGGGTGGCGATGCCGATCCTGGGTGACGTCAACGTCCAAAACACCGCTGTGGCGATCGTGAGCGCGGTGAGCCTGGGGGTGAGCCTGGAGGACGCCATCTCGTCCGTGGAGAATGCCCCTCAGATTCCCGGACGAATGGAGAAGGTCAACCCCACCCCGGGAGCCCAACCCCTCGTGATCGTCGACTACGCCCACACGCCCGAGGCGCTGGAGTGGACGCTACGCTCGACCCGGGAGCTCACCGCCGGTCGGGTTGTCATCGTCTTTGGCACCGACGGAGACCGCGACGCGAGCAAGCGCGAGGAACTCGCGGCGATTGCCGCGCGCGAGGCCGACGTCCTGTGGGTGACCGACGAGAATCCCCGGAGCGAAGATCCGCAGTCGATTCGCGACTACCTCCTCCGGGGCATCGTCTCGGCGCGTCCCGACATGCACGACGTCCATGAGGTCACGACATGCCGACGCGACGCGGTACGACAGGCGATTCTGGATGCGCGCGCGGCCGATACGGTCATCATCACGGGCAAGGGCGCGGAGTGGTATCAGGAGATCCAAGGGATCCATCACCGCTACAACGATGTGCCCGTCGCCGCCGAGGTCCTCGCCGGGGATCTTCGTGCGCACGAGTAA